The following are from one region of the Thiocapsa rosea genome:
- a CDS encoding carbamoyltransferase HypF — MTAESIRVRGLVQGVGFRPTVWRLARACGLSGDVRNDGEGVLIRVCRSDDGDDPGVSGFLERLREECPPLARIDSIERSPIADVQELAHLAQRQDFVILESAATAVHTGIVADAATCAACVAEIRDPADRRYRYPFTNCTHCGPRLSIVAGIPYDRARTSMAAFPMCPDCAAEYKDPADRRFHAQPNACPVCGPKVWLQDAAGHLLDPTAFGAEDAIAAASRLLTEGRILAIKGIGGFHLACDATNPDAVAELRRRKRRYAKPLALMVRDLDVIQGYCRVTGREAAVLAGPGAPIVLLERGGADRGGTSVDDAMAFDGFRCALPKLESGHPSGGDGFRCALPELGLEHPSGEDGFRCALPILRDGAGALRPLAADVAPGQTTLGVMLPYSPIHHLLLTDWDRPLVMTSGNLSEEPQCIDNADALGRLGQLADVLLLHDRAIINRVDDSVVRVMAGQPRLLRRARGYAPTPLPLPPGFEDAPPLLALGGELKNTFCLVRDGQAILSQHLGDLEDAKTAREYERTLALYLDLFQVVPEALAVDLHPDYRSSLIGRDRVARDGLPLIGVQHHHAHLASTLADNGWPLDAGPVLGILLDGLGYGSDGTLWGGECLLGDYLDFKRIAHLKPVAMPGGTRAILEPWRNLYAHLESAGGWAAWRARFDGLEPIERLDAKPLGILSTLIARGLNAPLSSSAGRLFDAVASALGVGGEVLTYEGQAAIALESLASVAMDRVGDGYPFGRSTGPTGEVLDPAPLWEHLLADLSRGRPPEEIAAAFHVGLATALGTLTLDLASRHGISTVALSGGVFQNRLLLESVTSGLEAAGLRVLLQRQVPANDGGLSLGQAAVAAARVLMVLGPESESIPGLGSLRRRHPSCPRLVQSRRAPPS, encoded by the coding sequence GTGACCGCCGAGTCGATTCGTGTCCGTGGCCTGGTCCAAGGCGTGGGCTTTCGGCCCACCGTCTGGCGACTGGCCCGCGCGTGCGGCTTGTCCGGCGATGTACGCAATGACGGCGAGGGCGTCCTGATTCGGGTGTGCCGGAGTGACGACGGCGACGATCCCGGCGTGAGCGGATTTCTGGAACGGCTGCGCGAGGAATGCCCGCCGCTGGCGCGCATCGATTCGATCGAACGCAGTCCGATCGCGGATGTGCAGGAGCTGGCCCACCTCGCGCAGAGACAGGACTTCGTCATCCTGGAGAGCGCGGCGACCGCGGTGCACACCGGGATCGTTGCCGATGCGGCGACCTGCGCGGCCTGTGTCGCCGAGATTCGGGATCCCGCCGATCGGCGTTACCGCTATCCCTTTACCAACTGCACCCACTGCGGGCCGCGTCTGAGCATCGTCGCCGGGATCCCCTACGACCGTGCCCGGACCAGCATGGCGGCCTTTCCCATGTGCCCGGACTGTGCGGCAGAGTACAAGGATCCGGCGGACCGACGTTTCCATGCCCAGCCCAACGCCTGTCCTGTCTGTGGCCCCAAGGTTTGGCTTCAGGATGCCGCCGGGCACCTCTTGGATCCAACGGCGTTCGGTGCCGAGGACGCGATCGCCGCGGCGAGCCGGCTGCTGACCGAGGGGCGGATCCTTGCGATCAAGGGGATTGGCGGTTTTCATCTCGCGTGCGATGCGACCAACCCCGATGCGGTCGCCGAGCTGCGTCGGCGCAAGCGGCGGTATGCCAAGCCGCTGGCGCTCATGGTGCGCGACCTGGATGTCATCCAGGGCTATTGTCGGGTAACGGGGCGGGAGGCGGCGGTGCTTGCGGGTCCGGGTGCGCCGATTGTGCTGTTGGAGCGGGGCGGGGCGGATCGGGGTGGGACATCGGTGGATGATGCGATGGCGTTTGATGGGTTTCGCTGCGCTCTACCGAAGCTGGAATCGGGCCATCCGAGCGGGGGGGATGGGTTTCGCTGCGCTCTACCGGAGCTGGGACTGGAGCATCCGAGCGGGGAAGATGGGTTTCGCTGTGCTCTACCCATCCTACGTGATGGCGCTGGGGCGCTGCGACCCTTGGCGGCGGATGTTGCGCCGGGTCAAACGACCTTGGGGGTCATGCTGCCTTACAGCCCGATCCACCATCTGCTTTTGACGGACTGGGATCGGCCCCTGGTGATGACGAGCGGCAACCTGAGCGAGGAGCCGCAGTGCATCGACAACGCCGATGCGCTCGGACGGCTCGGGCAGCTCGCCGATGTTCTGCTGCTGCACGACCGGGCGATCATCAATCGGGTCGACGACTCGGTGGTTCGGGTGATGGCGGGGCAGCCGCGCCTGCTCCGGCGTGCGCGCGGCTATGCACCCACACCCTTGCCCTTACCGCCCGGTTTCGAGGACGCGCCGCCGCTCTTGGCGCTGGGCGGGGAACTCAAGAATACCTTCTGTCTGGTCCGCGACGGTCAGGCGATCCTCTCCCAACATCTCGGCGACTTGGAGGATGCCAAGACGGCGCGCGAGTACGAGCGAACCCTCGCCCTCTATCTCGACCTCTTCCAGGTCGTCCCCGAGGCGCTCGCCGTCGATCTGCACCCGGACTACCGGTCTAGCCTGATCGGGCGCGACCGGGTGGCGCGCGACGGCCTGCCGCTGATCGGCGTGCAGCATCACCACGCCCATCTCGCTTCGACCCTGGCGGACAACGGCTGGCCCTTGGACGCCGGACCTGTGCTCGGGATCCTGCTCGACGGACTCGGCTACGGCAGCGACGGCACACTCTGGGGCGGCGAGTGTCTGCTCGGCGACTATCTGGACTTCAAGCGGATCGCCCATCTCAAGCCGGTGGCCATGCCCGGCGGGACACGGGCGATCCTGGAGCCCTGGCGCAACCTCTATGCGCACCTGGAGAGCGCGGGCGGATGGGCTGCGTGGCGTGCGCGCTTCGACGGGCTCGAGCCGATCGAGCGGCTCGACGCCAAACCGCTCGGGATCCTGAGCACACTGATCGCACGCGGCCTCAACGCACCGCTCTCAAGCTCGGCCGGGCGGCTCTTCGATGCGGTTGCCTCGGCGCTGGGTGTCGGCGGCGAGGTGCTGACCTACGAAGGGCAGGCCGCCATCGCGCTGGAGTCGCTGGCCTCCGTCGCCATGGATCGGGTCGGCGACGGCTATCCGTTCGGGCGATCGACGGGGCCGACCGGCGAGGTGCTGGACCCGGCCCCGCTCTGGGAACACCTGCTCGCGGACCTCTCCCGCGGCCGTCCGCCCGAGGAGATCGCTGCCGCCTTTCACGTTGGACTCGCAACGGCGCTCGGCACGCTGACCCTGGATCTGGCGAGCCGTCACGGGATTTCGACCGTCGCGCTATCCGGCGGTGTCTTCCAGAATCGACTGCTCCTCGAATCCGTCACGAGCGGACTTGAGGCGGCCGGGCTCCGGGTGCTGTTGCAGCGCCAGGTGCCGGCGAACGACGGGGGGCTCTCTTTGGGGCAGGCGGCAGTTGCGGCGGCGCGGGTATTGATGGTTTTGGGACCTGAGAGCGAGTCAATACCGGGTCTGGGCTCGCTCCGAAGGCGACATCCGAGCTGCCCGCGCCTCGTCCAAAGCCGACGTGCGCCACCGTCATGA
- a CDS encoding DUF29 family protein, with translation MLTKQPDQPASALSELYKTDFHAWTRRAAELVRQHKLDALHLEDLAEEFDTGLSLCARRDPRSDLLSRRGLSPAYRHEASGTLISIGLQ, from the coding sequence ATGTTGACGAAGCAGCCCGACCAACCCGCGAGTGCCTTGTCCGAGCTCTACAAGACCGACTTCCATGCCTGGACCCGTCGTGCGGCGGAGCTTGTACGCCAACACAAGCTCGACGCGCTTCATCTAGAGGATCTTGCCGAGGAGTTCGACACAGGACTGTCCCTATGCGCTCGACGAGATCCTCGATCGGACCTTCTATCCCGGCGAGGCTTGAGTCCAGCGTATCGGCACGAGGCGAGCGGCACCTTGATCAGCATCGGACTGCAATAG
- the corA gene encoding magnesium/cobalt transporter CorA — protein sequence MARKKLLRKRPHRKIGAPPGTLVHVGEPSQEPITFDLVTYDAEHFSEVTFGIREVNRCCGFDKGRAVSWANINGIHAVGHIETIGACFGLHPLVLEDILNSDHRPKLEDYGDYLFLVMKIPFYDKADGFRVEQLSLILGPSFVLSFQEKSGPLFDGIRERLRSGQVHGRAMGPDYLAYMLIDAVVDRYFTTLESIGDDIEDLEQELFTAPGTKTLEAIHHFKRETIHLRKSVWPLREVIGGLQRGDSKLIGETTRVFLRDVYDHTVQVVDTVETFRDIISGMLDLYLSGISYRTNEVMKVLTITATIFIPLTFLAGIYGMNFEYMPELKWHWGYFGLLGLMLILALGMLVFFRIKRWFGLDHRLVQNRVFR from the coding sequence ATGGCCCGCAAGAAGCTGCTCAGAAAGCGTCCGCATCGCAAGATCGGGGCACCGCCCGGGACCCTGGTGCATGTGGGAGAGCCGAGTCAGGAGCCCATCACGTTCGATCTCGTCACCTACGATGCCGAGCACTTCTCCGAGGTCACCTTCGGCATCCGTGAGGTCAACCGCTGTTGCGGGTTCGACAAGGGTCGCGCCGTCTCCTGGGCCAACATCAACGGGATCCATGCCGTCGGCCACATCGAGACCATCGGTGCCTGCTTCGGCCTTCATCCCTTGGTTCTCGAAGATATCCTCAACAGCGATCACAGGCCGAAACTGGAGGACTACGGCGACTACCTGTTTTTGGTGATGAAGATTCCCTTCTACGACAAGGCAGATGGATTCCGGGTCGAGCAGCTGAGTCTGATCCTGGGTCCGAGCTTCGTTCTCTCGTTTCAAGAGAAGAGCGGTCCCCTGTTCGATGGGATTCGCGAGCGATTGAGGAGCGGTCAGGTTCATGGCCGTGCGATGGGACCGGATTATCTGGCCTACATGCTGATCGACGCCGTGGTCGACCGCTACTTCACGACGCTGGAGAGCATCGGCGACGACATCGAAGATCTCGAGCAAGAACTCTTCACGGCTCCCGGTACCAAGACCTTGGAGGCGATCCATCACTTCAAGCGTGAAACGATTCACCTCCGTAAGTCGGTCTGGCCGCTACGCGAGGTGATCGGCGGTCTGCAGCGCGGGGACTCGAAGCTGATCGGCGAGACCACACGGGTCTTCCTGCGGGATGTCTACGACCATACCGTCCAGGTGGTCGACACGGTCGAGACCTTTCGCGACATTATCTCGGGGATGCTCGACCTCTATCTCTCGGGCATCAGCTACCGCACCAACGAGGTCATGAAGGTCTTGACCATCACGGCGACCATCTTTATCCCGCTGACGTTCTTGGCCGGTATCTACGGCATGAACTTCGAGTACATGCCGGAGCTTAAATGGCACTGGGGCTATTTCGGCCTCTTGGGGCTGATGCTGATCCTGGCGTTGGGAATGCTGGTGTTCTTTCGCATTAAACGCTGGTTCGGCCTTGATCATCGGTTGGTCCAAAACCGCGTGTTTCGGTAG